taatatatatatatgggttactCCAGCACGCTCAGTGACACCCCATTGAACGGACCACAATAATGATAAACAGTGATatcccttttctttattaagcgtaacaaataatcagcagggatccgactatgatttaaaatattaaagcaagatatatatgtataacaatacaccaaccaacaatgacaccatttaaattgctaatacaaagtatgcagaaaatatatgtgCTAAATGTTGTAACTTAATTTCCCTGTCACAGTCCCAGATGATTTGTGCACGTTGGGGCCCTTATTGAGTTTAGCTTATTGGCCAATAGCACTGATCCTTTCCTCTGTCGGTTAGCAGTATAACTCTATAAACTTGAAACACTTTCCTCTCAGGTGAGAAATGAATTGGCAgagtgtatagttcagcaacagatggattAGCTCCTATTGTTTGATAATACAGTTCCCCAATAGTGTGTGGTGTTGCAGGTTACTCACAGTCTGTGCTCCAAACTCTGTATCACCTTTAGTAACAGACCTCAGATGGGATGCAGGCAGCTCTGTTCTCTAGCAGCTGAAATCACCTGGGCCTCTTTGCAGCATGTCAGCCTAGGGCTCTCCCACCAACCGCAGGCAGTTTCCCCCTGCTCCCTTTCTGGCTAGCACTGATAGCTCTTTTACAGGTGCTAGTCTAGGGCTGGGATAGCAGAGTCAGCTTCTCCCAGTAGCAGCTTCCCCTGGGGCAGGATCCCTGCAGATGTCTCTCCCCTCTGGCAGCTCTCACGCAGAGCAGGTACAGCAggtaggcagcagtcagcagtttTTCTGCCTCCAGGCACACACTTCTCTCCCTTTTTTATAGTCCAGCAGTGTGGTCCTCAAAACATTTTGCGCCCTTTCTTATCATTGGTGGATTATAGCCcagccaggtcctcagctctgaggcatgctgggatatgtagtcctgTAGACTGTCTATGCAGCACTTGTTCATGTTTCTTGCTTTAGTTAGGGGTGTTACACTCTCCCCCCACCACAAATCTTGAGTCCTCTCAAGAGCAACCTCTGAGCATAATTAGCAATGCATAATATATGACAGGTACATACATGTATAAGTAACATAACACAAATTTGTATATCTACCCAGTAAGGACATTGAAAATACACCACAGATCTACACTGAGTTGGGATGTCACCTGAAGAGTGTGCAGTAGAGGGAACATGGGCGTAGGCATTTCTATGGGCCACAATCACAGTCTTTTCTGTACTATTGCCCAGAGAATCATAAGTAAGCCTTTGCGGTGGTCTGATTACTCTGGGTTCTCTAGTGTTAAACACTCTTGCCTCTATATGTTCTTCATCACAGTCAACTCTGGAGCCAACATCAGTATCAGTCTCTAGTGTAGGCGGTAGGTTGTCTGACAGTTCATGTACAGATTCGTTTCCATTTGTGATAGATGTGTCAGGAGCAACCTCTGACACCTGGGAAGGTACATCATCTATATTTTCAATTAACTCAGGATTTTCTGGAATAAACTCTGGagcatttacatttaattctgtagTGGGTTCCTCACTATTTAAAGCAGGTCCCTCTGAGTCTGTTTCATAGAAGAAATAGTTTAAACCCCATTCCTCTTCTTCAGATTCATCTTCACTTGAGTAGATGCGACAGTCAGCCCTAGGTACAGTAGGAGTTTGATTCTGAATTCTCTTTGACCTTCTGGGTCTGGTGTCTTTGGGAGGTTTATCATCTACAGATCTTGGCTCTCTTACTGTTGGGCCAATAGGAAGTAGATGGTTCCTATGCCATGTTTTAATAGGATGATTCTTTCCTTCAGGCCTGATCTGATATACCGGAATGTTTGGAAGTTGAGAACAAATTATATAAGGTTGCGATCCCCATCTGTCAGCTAGTTTGTGTTTTCCTGGTAGCCCCAGATTTCGTAGGAGAACTCTGTCTCCAGGCTGTAAATCATGGAATTTCACTTTCTGGTCATACCGGGCTTTATTTTGCTGATTTCTATTCCCTGATGCTACTTGAGCCTTCTCAAAGGCCTGTTGCAAGTTTCTTTTTAGTCTCTCCACATAACTTTGGTGCGATTTAACAGGGGTATCATCCGCAGTAACTCCAAAGGCCATATCTATAGGAAGTCTAGCTTCACGTCCAAACATTAAGAAGTAAGGTGAGTAGCCTGTGGCATCATGCTTAGTGCTATTGTATGCATGTACTAGGGTGGCCACATGATGGCTCCAATGTGTTTTCTGTTCTGAAGTTAGGGTACCCAGCATATCTAACAAAGTTCTGTTAAACCTTTCAGGCTGTGGGTCCCCCTGTGGGTGGTACGGAGTTGTTCTGGATTTATGCACtcccagtagcagtaacagttCATGGACAAGTTTACTTTCAAAGTCTCTGCCTTGATCCGAATGTATTCTATGTGGTAGCCCATAATGAACAAAGAATTTTTCAACGAGCACTTTAGCTACTGTGATAGCCCGTTGATCTTTAGTTGGAAATGCTTGAGCATACCTAGTGAAATGATCTGTGATTACTAGGATGTTGCTGATGCCACCTTTATCTGGTTCAAGTGATAAAAAGTCAATACACACAAGGTCCATGGGCCCTTGACTTTCAATGTGACCCATAGGGGCATTCCGGGTTGGTAAAGTCTTTCTCTGTATACACCGCAAACAGGACCTGCAGTAATCTTCCACATCTTGCTTCATGCAAGGCCAGTAGAAACGGTCTCTTACTAGTCCTAAAGTCTTTTCATAGCCCAAATGACCATGTTCATCATGTAATGACACAAGGACACTTTCTCTATGTTTTTGTGGAAGCAGTAACTGCCATTTCTCTTGGTTTTGTTTATTGGGAGCCCTTCTATAGACCATTCCATCTCTCAATGTTAGTTTTTCCCATTCCTTTATCAAAAGTTTAGCAAGGGGATGAGAGTCAGCTTTAAGTACTTCTACTTGTCTCTTCTTAAGAGCTTCCATGGCTACTTTACAAAGAAGGTCATCTCTTTGATCCCTCATTATATCTTCTTTAGAGAGAGGTGGTAGTGAGGTAGCCTGAATAGAGGTAATATTGCAGTAGAGTAACGGAACTCCCTCCAGCTTGAGGCCTATGTTCTCAGCCATGCTACCTGTTCGACATTCATAGGACACTGCTGAACACACAGTCTTTACACCTGGAGCTGCAATTTCAACCCATTCATCATCAGGGTGCAGGGTCTCATGGGGTCGTCTGGACAACCCGTCAGCATCTCCGTTACTGCGACCTGGACGGTAGCGTAGGCTAAATGTATAATTAGCTAAGGCAGCTAGCCATCTGTGCCCTGTTGCATCCAGTTTAGCCGTTGTTAAGATATACGTTAGAGGGTTGTTGTCTGTTTGGACCTCAAATTCAGTGCCATACAAGTAGTCATGGAGTTTATCAACCACTGCCCATTTTAATGCAAGGAACTCTAGCTTATGCGCAGGATAATTCTTTTCTGCGGGGGATAAGCTTCTGCTGATAAATGCAACTGGCCTCAACAATTTTTCATGCTCTTGGTATAACACACCTCCTAAGCCGTCTCTACTGGCATCGATGTGAAGGGTATATGGCTTACTGGGATCAGCATAAGCCAGAACTGGGGCATGAGTGAGGCAATATTTTAACTGATTAAATGCTCGGTCACATTCTTCTGTCCACTTGTCCTCTATGGATTCCTTGGTCCACCCCGGAGTGGTTGATTTTCTTATCGACCTGGGTTTGTCTTCACTCTCTTGATCTGTGTCGATCTGCAGGAGCTGATTGAGAGGTTTAGCCACTCTGGAGAACCCTTCTACAAATCGTCTGTAATATCCGCAGAATCCAAGAAAAGAACGTAACTCAGTGGTGGTTCTGGGTTCTGGCCAGGTGGACACAGCCTCTATTTTACTGGGATCAGTAGAAATTCCAGCTGCAGACACCACATGTCCTATGTAGGTCACGGAAGGTTGACAAAATTGACATTTATCAAGTGATAGCTTCAGGCCTTCCTTCTGGAGCCGATCAAGAACTTTCATCAACCTTTCTTCATGTTCTTCCAAAGTTCTTCCAAATACAATTAAATCATCCAGGTACACTAACACTTCTAGTAGGTGCATGTCTCCCACAGTACGTTCCATAAGCCTTTGGAAGGTGGCGGGTGCCCCACAGATACCTTGCGGCATCCGTTCAAATTCATAGAATCCAAGAGGGCatataaaagcagttttctctttatCATCTGGATGCATTGGTATTTGGTAATATCCACTTCTAAGGTCCAATACACTAAACCACTTGCTTCCTACAAGACAATTCAGGACCTCCTCTATCCGAGGGGTAGTGTATTGGTCCGGTATGGTGCGCCGATTCAGAGTTCGGTAATCCACACACATTCGAATGGACCCATTCTTTTTACGCACTACCACGATCGGAGAAGCATATGGGCTTCTTGATGCCTTGATGATCCCTGCTGTCTTCAGCTCTTCTAGATGTTTCCTTAAATCTTCTAGGTCACCTGGAGCTATGCGCCGAGACCTCTCTCTGAAGGGTCTATCTTCCTTGAGACGAATCCTGTGTTGAGTGCTATTAGAGCAGCCCATATCCAGGTCACTTCTGGAGAACACTTGACTTTTTTTAAGCAGCTGAATCTGCAATCGGTTTCTCCAATCTTCTGGGATAGGTGAGTCACCAAATTTGAAATCTTCTGGCTTTAACTCCCAGGCATCTGAAGTTAGGTCAGTGTCAGTGATAGGGCAAACTGAATGGACTCTACCCAGCAGGGCATGGGGACGTAGTATAGCTGGTACACTGGTCGTATTCTTGAGGCCTACTCTTATGTTTCCCTTTTTTCGCCTTAAGCATTCCGCCGGCAAAGCTTCTGAAATAAGTTCAACTCCAAGAGGCAAGTCAGCACCTTGTTCCCCTTCAATCATGAGGTCAGGGACTGAGTCCTCCCAGCGCATCTTTACCCGAGcattcaaacattttatttgcccagGGGGTATTACTTGCTCTCTTCTCTGCATAAACCATACATTTCCCACACATTCTTTTGGTTCCCGCTTCTGTTTGTGCCTGGAGACCAGTACGGACTGCAGCATGGGGTGAATGTTAACTTTCTTAAAATCCAGTCTTTGTCTTGAGTCCAACAGGCCAGCAAGCATTCGCCTTATCAGATCAGTGTTGGTGCCTACCACTATGGAAGTCTTAGATCCTCCTGGTCTAGGGCACACTAAAGCCAATGCTTCAACAGCCTCTTTAGATCCGGTCACTGAAGGCGGAAATTCCAACTTGATATTAATATAGCCATCATAAGGGAACTTTGTATCACCTAGGCCCCATAGttcaaggttttctattttttccaaagGGATGTAGCTCAGGTATTTCTTGTAAAAATCCTGAAATAGTATAGTCACTTGAGCCCCACTGTCTAATAGAGCATCTCCGTAGATTCCTTCAATCTGGACTGGAACAACTGGAGATGGACCTGCCAACCCTTTAGGCAATTCGGGTCCCCACCATGTGCAAGCTTCTCTAACCCCTTTCTGGGTACGGGGATGAAATTGTCCTTTGAACTTTTCCATACTGGTATGGTATAGTGCACCTTCAGTTGGCACCTGTCTTGCTTGGGTTTTGGAGGCCTCCTCGCCACTGTCTACCCATTGTTTAAATCTATTGGAGCTTCTCTTAGGCGGGCTTCCAGTTTGCTCCTTCACTGGGGCCCTCTGAAGTTTCCCTGAGCCTTCCCTCTCTCTTTAGCCAGAAGTTTTGCTACTACCTTCTGGGCATTCTCAGCATTTCGGCACTGCCTCTTGTAATGGCCATCTTCACCACACCGATGACAGAACCCCAGTACTCCTTTTGTCCTATTTAGTTGAGGGGGCCCAGGTGCTGGGGTATTCTCATATGTAAGATGGAAATCTTGAGCCTGGCTAGAGGTAGGCTTCTCACAGCATACAATATCTGACCTGCACTTAGTGTCCTTTTCTAATGCAGCCAGTTGAATTTTGGCTATCCTTTCAACCATCTCGCTCAGAGCATCCAACCGGTTGTGAATCTCACTTTGCTCTGGGGCTATAACTCCAGTACTCGCTTGAACAATTCGGATGGCTTCCCCTCCTGGTTTCACCTTATTTGAAGTCATGCTTTTACTGGTAGGCAGTAACTTGGCTTCCATAAGGGCCTCTTCCTCCCGTACTTGTTTGATTAGTTGGGGGTAAGTGGGGACTGCACGGTCTTCCTTTGGTATCCTTAGTTTCCACATGATGGGATCATTCGGTTGAGCTCCTTTCAAGATTTGCTTTACTCTAAGCTGGTCAGCCATATAGGGATCCATTCCTTTCTTTAATATTATGTGGTGGAGTATCTTCTCTAGCCGTGGGATATAATCGGACATACTTTCATCTTTCTCTTGGTAGGTGTGTTCAAACTGATACATGAGCTCAGCCACATTCTCAGTTCGGCCATACACATCATGCAAAGCTTGCAAGTAATCAGTGGCACAACAATCCCTTTTGCTCTGCTTCAGGGCCCGAATTACATCCGCAGCTGGACCCATCAAACTCTCTGTGATTCTCTGTTTCTTCTGTGACTCTGGAACATCCCATT
This sequence is a window from Xenopus laevis strain J_2021 chromosome 7S, Xenopus_laevis_v10.1, whole genome shotgun sequence. Protein-coding genes within it:
- the LOC121396036 gene encoding paraneoplastic antigen Ma1 homolog gives rise to the protein MEPQALLEWCQDRQANPTYCLALIIAEANLNSRQIYQLMDEMSPFGRCLIVDRKTDNKDVKTCVLLQMEDPINPDDVPFMMTFGSEKYQCNLVLPASPVSVITSDGDVEHPAAGNKEVNNPSLAANPCGPSAAIGADILTALGNLVEKCVRPIQPHSGFGYRKLHFFSGKQPTPEGEDDFEAWMDQATQALEEWDVPESQKKQRITESLMGPAADVIRALKQSKRDCCATDYLQALHDVYGRTENVAELMYQFEHTYQEKDESMSDYIPRLEKILHHIILKKGMDPYMADQLRVKQILKGAQPNDPIMWKLRIPKEDRAVPTYPQLIKQVREEEALMEAKLLPTSKSMTSNKVKPGGEAIRIVQASTGVIAPEQSEIHNRLDALSEMVERIAKIQLAALEKDTKCRSDIVCCEKPTSSQAQDFHLTYENTPAPGPPQLNRTKGVLGFCHRCGEDGHYKRQCRNAENAQKVVAKLLAKERGKAQGNFRGPQ